The Pseudophaeobacter arcticus DSM 23566 genome includes a region encoding these proteins:
- a CDS encoding SDR family NAD(P)-dependent oxidoreductase produces the protein MSFHGKHVVITGGGSGVGAELARQFAAQDAKVTILGRRLEALQQVAAETGALPLTCDVTKRQSLDQAIAQAGAVNGAVDIALANAGAAPSMAFEQMAVEDFTDALGVNLLGVFNLWQACLPGMKAAGWGRLIAVASTAGLKGYPYVSGYCAAKHGVLGLTRSLAIELAKTGVTVNALCPGFIETPLLQTSLDLIVTKTGMSRAQAEKSLRRGNPQDRFIQPMEVAEAALWLAGDGAGSVNGTALPISGGEI, from the coding sequence ATGAGCTTTCACGGCAAACACGTTGTTATCACTGGCGGAGGTTCCGGTGTTGGCGCTGAACTTGCCCGGCAATTTGCGGCCCAAGATGCCAAGGTGACAATCCTTGGCCGCCGTCTGGAGGCGCTGCAGCAGGTTGCGGCAGAGACAGGCGCCCTGCCGCTGACCTGTGATGTGACCAAGAGGCAGAGCCTTGATCAGGCAATTGCGCAAGCGGGCGCTGTAAACGGCGCGGTAGATATTGCCCTGGCCAATGCGGGGGCGGCACCTTCCATGGCTTTTGAACAGATGGCGGTGGAGGATTTCACCGATGCTTTGGGGGTTAACCTGCTGGGGGTGTTCAACCTCTGGCAGGCCTGCCTTCCGGGGATGAAGGCCGCGGGCTGGGGGCGATTGATCGCCGTGGCCTCCACTGCCGGGCTCAAGGGATATCCCTATGTTTCTGGCTATTGCGCGGCAAAACATGGTGTGCTGGGCTTGACCCGGTCACTGGCAATCGAGCTGGCAAAAACCGGGGTAACGGTGAATGCCCTGTGCCCTGGGTTTATCGAGACGCCACTGTTGCAGACCTCGCTGGACCTTATTGTGACAAAGACCGGCATGTCACGGGCGCAGGCGGAAAAATCGCTGCGTCGCGGGAACCCGCAGGATCGCTTTATCCAACCGATGGAGGTGGCCGAGGCCGCGCTTTGGTTGGCTGGCGACGGGGCAGGGTCGGTGAATGGTACAGCATTGCCCATTTCTGGAGGTGAAATTTGA
- a CDS encoding bifunctional salicylyl-CoA 5-hydroxylase/oxidoreductase, protein MKIACLGGGPAGLYFAISLKLRQPEAEVTVFEQNKADDTFGWGVVLSDDALDNLSRNDPQTAQAIKDNFAYWDDIAVVQEGVRTVSEGHGFAGIGRKKMLLILQDRARELGVDLRFETRAKPASAYQQDYDVVVGCDGLNSAVRSEFADHFKPNIDVRPCKFIWLGTHQKFDDAFTFVFEKTKHGWVWIHAYQFDDETATVIVECSGETWDRWGFEDMSKEEIIRTCEEIFADHLGGHALMSNADHLRGSAVWINFPRVLCDKWHHENVVLLGDASATAHFSIGSGSRLAFDSAIALAELITSEDSLERAFERYQEERRLDVLRLQSAARNSLEWFEDVERYLGMDPVQFNYSLLTRSQRISHENLRLRDPKWLASAEKWFQEKSGTPSDAPVRAPMFAPYQLRDMRLKNRIVVSPMAQYKAVNGCPTDWHLIHYGERAKGGAGLVYTEMTCVSPAGRITPGCPGLYAPEHEAAWKRLVEFVHQETDAKICCQIGHSGRKGSTQVGWETMDAPLAADNWDLVSASALPWSPDNATPREISLAEMDQVKAEFVASAQMAARCGFDMIELHAAHGYLISSFISPKSNIRVDSYGGSLENRMRYPLEVFAAMRAVWPADRPMSVRISATDWLGQDGVTPEEAVGIARAFAEVGVDIIDVSAGQTSIDAQPVYGRMFQTPFSDRIRNEAGLATMAVGNIYEADHANSILMAGRADLVCVGRPHLADPYWTLHEATKIGDRSGHWPLPYEAGRDQAWRLADREAEVIRA, encoded by the coding sequence ATGAAAATTGCATGTTTGGGAGGAGGGCCTGCGGGGCTCTATTTTGCAATCTCGCTAAAGCTGCGGCAACCTGAGGCCGAAGTGACTGTTTTTGAGCAAAACAAAGCGGATGATACCTTTGGCTGGGGGGTGGTGCTTTCTGATGATGCCCTCGACAACCTAAGCCGCAATGATCCCCAAACCGCGCAGGCCATCAAAGATAACTTCGCCTATTGGGATGACATCGCCGTGGTGCAGGAGGGGGTGAGAACTGTCTCCGAAGGGCATGGTTTTGCGGGAATTGGTCGCAAGAAGATGCTCTTGATCCTGCAAGACCGGGCGCGGGAACTTGGTGTTGACCTGCGCTTTGAAACGCGGGCCAAACCTGCCTCGGCCTATCAGCAAGACTATGACGTGGTGGTTGGCTGTGATGGGCTGAACTCGGCAGTGCGCAGTGAATTTGCGGATCACTTCAAGCCTAATATTGATGTACGCCCCTGCAAGTTTATCTGGCTGGGTACTCATCAAAAATTTGATGATGCTTTTACCTTTGTGTTTGAAAAAACCAAACATGGCTGGGTCTGGATCCACGCTTATCAATTTGATGATGAGACCGCGACAGTGATTGTTGAGTGCTCTGGCGAGACTTGGGATCGCTGGGGGTTTGAAGATATGTCCAAGGAAGAGATTATTCGCACCTGCGAAGAGATCTTTGCAGATCACCTTGGCGGTCACGCCCTGATGTCCAACGCCGATCACCTGCGGGGCTCGGCGGTTTGGATCAACTTCCCCAGGGTGCTCTGTGATAAATGGCACCACGAAAACGTGGTGCTTTTGGGCGATGCCTCGGCGACGGCGCATTTTTCCATTGGTTCCGGCTCTCGGCTGGCCTTTGACAGCGCCATTGCCCTGGCGGAGCTGATCACCAGCGAAGACAGTCTGGAGCGGGCCTTTGAACGCTACCAGGAGGAACGTCGTCTGGATGTGCTGCGGCTGCAATCGGCAGCGCGCAATTCGCTGGAATGGTTTGAGGATGTCGAACGCTATCTTGGCATGGATCCGGTGCAGTTCAACTATTCTCTGCTCACCCGCAGTCAGCGAATTTCTCATGAAAACCTACGTCTGCGTGACCCTAAGTGGTTAGCCTCGGCTGAAAAATGGTTTCAGGAAAAGTCAGGCACGCCGAGCGATGCGCCTGTGCGGGCACCAATGTTTGCGCCCTACCAGCTGCGGGATATGCGGTTGAAAAACCGCATCGTGGTCTCGCCGATGGCGCAGTACAAAGCGGTAAATGGCTGCCCAACCGACTGGCATCTGATCCACTATGGCGAACGTGCCAAAGGCGGCGCGGGACTGGTTTATACCGAAATGACCTGTGTCAGCCCTGCGGGGCGGATCACGCCGGGATGTCCGGGTCTTTATGCGCCAGAGCATGAGGCGGCCTGGAAACGGCTGGTGGAGTTTGTGCATCAAGAGACCGATGCAAAGATCTGTTGTCAGATTGGTCATTCGGGGCGCAAGGGGTCGACCCAGGTTGGCTGGGAAACCATGGATGCACCGCTGGCGGCTGATAACTGGGATCTGGTCTCGGCATCGGCCTTGCCCTGGTCGCCGGACAATGCCACCCCGCGTGAGATCAGTTTGGCAGAAATGGATCAGGTCAAGGCGGAGTTCGTGGCCTCGGCCCAAATGGCAGCGCGCTGTGGCTTTGACATGATCGAACTGCATGCCGCACATGGCTACCTGATTTCCTCCTTCATTTCGCCAAAATCGAACATCCGTGTGGATTCCTATGGTGGGTCTCTGGAAAACCGGATGCGCTATCCGCTTGAGGTCTTTGCCGCGATGCGGGCAGTCTGGCCCGCAGACAGGCCTATGTCGGTGCGGATATCTGCAACCGATTGGTTGGGGCAGGACGGGGTGACGCCGGAAGAGGCGGTGGGGATCGCCCGTGCCTTTGCGGAGGTCGGCGTTGATATCATTGATGTGTCGGCGGGACAGACGTCGATTGACGCCCAGCCGGTCTATGGCCGTATGTTCCAGACGCCCTTTTCCGACCGTATTCGCAATGAGGCGGGCCTGGCGACCATGGCTGTGGGCAATATCTACGAGGCGGATCACGCCAATTCCATCCTGATGGCGGGGCGGGCCGATTTGGTCTGTGTTGGCCGCCCGCATCTGGCAGATCCGTATTGGACATTGCACGAGGCAACCAAGATTGGCGACCGATCTGGCCATTGGCCCTTGCCCTATGAGGCGGGGCGCGATCAGGCCTGGCGGCTTGCGGACCGCGAGGCAGAGGTGATCCGGGCATGA
- the ptsP gene encoding phosphoenolpyruvate--protein phosphotransferase yields the protein MVDSTESESRKLLGRLREAMAGDNPGQARLDKITHLIGDSMGTEVCSVYLFRDDETLELCASEGLNVESVHQTRMRIGEGLVGRVAKFGKVINTPDAPSSKGFRYMPETGEERFSSFLGIPIQRLGEMLGVLVVQSKEAREFSADAVYALEVVAMVIAEMTELGAFVGEESGLSPLHQQPVLLPGTAAQEGAAEGHVWLHEPRVLVTNPIADDPEKELVRLNEAVEQLRVGVDKMLEISQNGDKEQLQVLEAYRMFANSKGWMRRMEEDISRGLSAEAAVEKEQSQARSRLSQVQDAYLRERLSDLDDLSNRLLRILTGQGAETGADLPDDPILIARNIGPAELLEYGRNLKGIVLEEGSVGSHAAIVARALAIPLVVNAKRITNEALNGDHIMVDGEQGVVHLRPDDSVVSAFRDKIAMLAQAQKRYVSIRDKPAVTLDGHKIDLVMNAGLMADLPSLESSGAEGVGLFRTELQFLVRNQMPRRSELVVLYKRVLDAAQGKRVVFRTLDIGSDKVLPYMKPNDEPNPALGWRAIRVGLDKPGIMRMQLQALMRAAEGRPLTVMFPFVAQAEEFRAARNEVNKTLERERILGHALPESLEIGAMLETPSLAFAPQKFFDEVDFISIGGNDLKQFFFAADRENERVRKRYDSLNVSFLSFMEQIVERCSISKTPLSFCGEDAGRPVEAACLAAMGMRTLSMRPASIGPVKSLLMRVDLAKMRQVILESQQRGDQSARESVMRYLRET from the coding sequence ATGGTCGACTCTACTGAATCTGAAAGCCGCAAGCTGCTTGGCCGCTTGCGCGAGGCCATGGCCGGGGACAACCCTGGCCAGGCCCGTCTGGACAAGATCACCCATCTCATAGGCGACAGCATGGGTACCGAGGTCTGCTCGGTCTATCTGTTTCGCGATGATGAGACCCTGGAACTTTGTGCCAGTGAAGGCCTGAATGTTGAATCCGTTCACCAGACCCGGATGCGTATTGGCGAGGGCCTGGTGGGGCGGGTGGCCAAGTTCGGCAAGGTAATCAACACCCCCGATGCGCCCAGCTCCAAGGGCTTTCGCTATATGCCGGAAACCGGCGAAGAGCGGTTCTCTTCCTTTCTAGGTATTCCGATTCAACGGCTTGGTGAAATGCTGGGCGTTTTGGTTGTACAGTCCAAAGAGGCGCGCGAGTTTTCCGCCGATGCGGTCTATGCCCTGGAAGTTGTTGCCATGGTCATCGCCGAGATGACCGAGCTTGGCGCCTTTGTGGGCGAAGAGTCCGGCCTGTCGCCGCTGCATCAACAGCCGGTTTTGTTACCAGGGACGGCAGCGCAGGAGGGCGCGGCTGAGGGCCATGTCTGGCTGCATGAGCCCCGCGTGCTGGTGACCAACCCCATTGCGGATGACCCGGAGAAAGAACTGGTGCGTCTCAATGAGGCGGTTGAGCAGCTGCGCGTTGGTGTCGACAAGATGCTTGAGATCTCGCAAAACGGCGATAAGGAGCAGCTGCAAGTTCTTGAGGCTTATCGCATGTTTGCCAATTCCAAGGGCTGGATGCGGCGCATGGAAGAGGATATCTCCCGTGGGCTGAGCGCTGAGGCCGCAGTGGAAAAAGAGCAGTCGCAGGCGCGGTCCCGGCTGTCGCAGGTGCAGGATGCCTACCTGCGCGAGCGGCTCAGCGATCTGGACGACCTGTCCAATCGTCTGCTGCGTATTTTAACCGGGCAGGGGGCCGAAACCGGCGCCGATCTGCCGGATGATCCCATTTTGATTGCGCGCAATATCGGCCCGGCGGAACTGCTGGAATATGGCCGTAATCTCAAAGGTATCGTGCTTGAAGAGGGCTCGGTTGGCTCGCACGCGGCCATCGTGGCCCGGGCCCTGGCAATTCCACTGGTGGTGAATGCCAAACGCATCACCAATGAGGCCCTGAACGGCGACCATATCATGGTGGACGGGGAGCAGGGCGTGGTGCATCTGCGTCCCGACGACAGTGTCGTGAGCGCCTTTCGTGACAAGATCGCCATGCTGGCCCAGGCGCAGAAACGCTATGTCTCGATCCGTGACAAACCGGCGGTGACGCTGGATGGGCACAAGATCGACCTGGTGATGAATGCGGGCCTGATGGCCGATCTCCCCTCGCTGGAGAGCTCCGGTGCCGAGGGGGTTGGCCTGTTCCGTACCGAGCTGCAGTTCCTGGTGCGCAACCAGATGCCGCGCCGGTCTGAACTGGTGGTACTGTATAAACGGGTCCTGGATGCAGCGCAGGGCAAGCGCGTCGTCTTTCGAACCTTGGATATCGGCTCAGACAAAGTCCTGCCCTATATGAAACCAAATGACGAGCCCAACCCGGCCCTGGGCTGGCGTGCTATTCGGGTTGGCCTGGACAAGCCGGGCATCATGCGGATGCAGTTGCAGGCCCTTATGCGCGCGGCCGAGGGACGCCCGCTGACAGTGATGTTCCCCTTTGTGGCGCAGGCCGAGGAGTTTCGTGCCGCACGCAACGAGGTGAACAAGACACTTGAACGGGAACGCATCCTGGGACATGCGCTGCCTGAAAGCCTGGAGATTGGCGCCATGCTCGAAACGCCCTCGCTGGCTTTTGCACCGCAAAAGTTCTTTGATGAGGTCGACTTTATTTCGATCGGCGGCAACGATCTGAAACAGTTTTTCTTTGCCGCAGACCGTGAGAATGAGCGCGTCCGCAAGCGGTATGACAGCCTGAATGTGAGCTTTCTCAGCTTTATGGAACAAATCGTCGAGCGCTGTTCCATCTCAAAAACTCCGCTCAGTTTTTGTGGTGAAGATGCCGGGCGCCCGGTTGAGGCGGCCTGTCTTGCGGCAATGGGGATGCGTACGCTTTCAATGCGACCTGCTTCAATTGGGCCTGTTAAGTCTTTGTTAATGCGTGTTGATCTTGCCAAAATGAGGCAGGTGATCCTCGAGTCTCAACAGCGTGGTGATCAATCCGCACGCGAGTCCGTGATGCGCTATCTGCGCGAAACCTGA
- a CDS encoding aspartate kinase — protein MPVLVMKFGGTSVANLDRIRRAAKRVGVEVAKGYDVIVIVSAMSGKTNEMVGWVNETSPMFDAREYDAVVSSGENVTAGLMALTLQEMDVPARSWQGWQVPLKTTSAHSQARIEEIPTDNINAKFGEGMRVAVVAGFQGISPEGRITTLGRGGSDTTAVAFAAAFEAERCDIYTDVDGVYTTDPRICGKARKLDKIAFEEMLELASLGAKVLQTRSVELAMRYKVKLRVLSSFEEQSDEAGTLVCDEEEIMESNIVAGVAYSRDEAKMTLMSVADRPGIAAIIFNALSEGGVNVDMIVQNISEDGRTDMTFSCPTDQVTRAEKALLGIREAGDLNYAELVADTEVAKVSVVGIGMRSQSGVAAKMFKVLSDEGINIKVITTSEIKISVLVDRKYMELAVQALHDAFELDKAA, from the coding sequence ATGCCCGTTCTAGTAATGAAATTCGGCGGCACTTCGGTCGCCAACCTCGACCGGATCCGGCGCGCAGCCAAACGCGTTGGCGTCGAAGTGGCCAAGGGCTATGACGTTATCGTCATTGTCTCTGCCATGTCCGGTAAGACCAATGAAATGGTTGGCTGGGTCAATGAGACTTCGCCGATGTTTGATGCCCGTGAATATGACGCGGTGGTATCCTCTGGTGAAAACGTCACCGCCGGGCTGATGGCGCTGACGCTGCAGGAAATGGATGTGCCCGCGCGTAGCTGGCAGGGCTGGCAGGTGCCGTTGAAAACCACCAGCGCCCATAGCCAGGCGCGGATCGAAGAAATCCCGACGGATAACATCAATGCCAAGTTTGGCGAAGGCATGCGGGTGGCCGTGGTTGCCGGGTTCCAGGGCATTAGCCCTGAGGGCCGCATCACCACGCTGGGGCGCGGTGGATCTGATACCACTGCTGTTGCCTTTGCCGCCGCTTTTGAAGCCGAGCGCTGCGATATCTACACCGATGTGGACGGGGTCTACACCACCGATCCGCGCATCTGTGGCAAGGCGCGCAAGCTTGACAAGATCGCCTTTGAAGAAATGCTGGAACTGGCCTCGCTGGGGGCCAAGGTGCTGCAGACCCGTTCGGTTGAACTGGCCATGCGCTATAAGGTGAAACTGCGCGTTCTCTCTAGTTTTGAAGAACAATCCGACGAGGCCGGCACGCTGGTCTGCGACGAGGAGGAAATCATGGAATCCAATATTGTGGCCGGTGTGGCCTATTCCCGCGACGAAGCCAAGATGACCCTGATGTCGGTTGCCGACCGCCCAGGCATTGCGGCGATCATCTTTAACGCCCTGTCTGAAGGTGGGGTGAATGTCGATATGATCGTGCAGAACATTTCGGAAGATGGCCGCACCGATATGACCTTTTCCTGCCCCACCGATCAGGTGACCCGTGCTGAAAAGGCGCTGCTGGGCATCCGGGAAGCAGGTGATCTGAACTACGCCGAACTGGTTGCCGATACCGAGGTTGCCAAGGTGTCGGTTGTGGGCATTGGAATGCGCTCGCAATCTGGAGTGGCGGCCAAAATGTTCAAGGTGCTCTCGGATGAGGGGATCAATATCAAGGTCATTACAACCTCAGAGATTAAGATTTCCGTACTTGTCGACCGAAAATACATGGAACTTGCAGTCCAAGCACTGCATGATGCTTTTGAATTGGACAAGGCAGCCTGA
- a CDS encoding TrkH family potassium uptake protein, whose protein sequence is MLDFRPIGYVIGLLVLILGAMMVFPFLADLIEGRGEWPVFLESGIITMLAGALLALSCGSGNGRGLSIQQTFLLTTTVWGALPIFGALPLMLGATELSFTDAFFEAMSGMTTTGSTVISGLDDLPKGLLLWRGILQWLGGIGIIVVAMVFLPELRVGGMQIFRSEAFDTMGKILPRAQAIAKQISLIYLGLTITCMVVYLILGMGFFDALVHAMTTMSTGGFSNYDASFGTFSGPAEYAASIFMIFAAMPFVRYVQLVNGKATPLFRDSQIRAFLGTIVVLVVVTSGVLITIFPHHPEQAVREALFNITSIISGTGYASVDYMEWGNFLIMVFFFIGLIGGCAGSTACSVKIFRYQLLFASIRVQIQRIRSPHGIFVPRFDGRAVGQDVLTSVISFFMFFIVTMGIVAWALALTGLDFVTAISGAATAVANVGPGLGETIGPAGNFSSLNDAAKWILSCAMLIGRLELMAVYAILTLRFWRA, encoded by the coding sequence ATGTTGGATTTTCGACCCATTGGATATGTGATCGGCCTTCTGGTTTTGATCCTTGGCGCCATGATGGTGTTTCCCTTTCTCGCCGACCTCATCGAGGGGCGGGGCGAATGGCCCGTGTTTTTGGAAAGTGGCATCATTACCATGCTGGCCGGGGCGCTTTTGGCGCTGAGCTGCGGCAGTGGAAATGGTCGTGGGTTGAGCATCCAGCAGACCTTTTTGCTGACCACCACTGTCTGGGGGGCGCTGCCGATTTTTGGCGCCTTGCCCCTGATGTTGGGGGCGACGGAACTCAGCTTTACGGATGCGTTTTTTGAGGCCATGTCTGGCATGACCACCACCGGCTCAACAGTGATTTCGGGATTGGACGACCTGCCAAAGGGGCTGCTGCTGTGGCGCGGGATCCTGCAATGGCTGGGGGGGATCGGGATTATTGTTGTCGCCATGGTCTTCCTGCCTGAATTGCGCGTTGGCGGTATGCAGATATTTAGGTCGGAAGCCTTTGACACTATGGGGAAAATTCTCCCACGTGCGCAGGCTATCGCCAAACAGATCTCCCTGATCTACCTAGGGCTCACGATAACCTGCATGGTGGTCTACCTGATCTTGGGCATGGGGTTCTTTGATGCGCTTGTGCATGCGATGACCACCATGTCCACGGGGGGATTTTCCAACTATGATGCCTCTTTTGGGACCTTTTCGGGGCCGGCCGAATACGCGGCATCCATATTTATGATCTTTGCTGCCATGCCATTTGTGCGGTATGTGCAATTGGTCAATGGCAAGGCGACACCTTTGTTTCGCGATAGCCAGATACGCGCGTTTCTCGGAACGATTGTTGTTCTTGTCGTGGTAACATCGGGCGTTCTGATCACGATCTTTCCCCATCATCCCGAACAGGCCGTCCGGGAGGCTTTGTTCAATATCACCTCCATTATTTCTGGCACAGGTTATGCCAGTGTCGACTATATGGAATGGGGCAATTTCCTCATTATGGTGTTCTTCTTTATCGGGTTGATTGGCGGCTGTGCGGGCTCTACCGCCTGTTCGGTCAAGATCTTTCGCTACCAGCTGCTCTTTGCCTCGATCCGGGTGCAGATCCAGCGGATCCGCTCGCCGCATGGGATCTTTGTGCCCCGGTTTGACGGCCGCGCTGTGGGCCAGGATGTTTTGACCTCGGTGATTTCCTTTTTCATGTTCTTTATTGTGACCATGGGCATCGTGGCCTGGGCGCTGGCGCTTACGGGATTGGACTTTGTCACCGCGATTTCCGGCGCTGCCACGGCGGTGGCCAATGTGGGGCCGGGGCTGGGGGAGACCATCGGCCCCGCAGGAAATTTCTCATCGCTCAATGACGCGGCCAAATGGATCCTCAGCTGCGCCATGCTGATCGGGCGGCTGGAGCTGATGGCAGTCTATGCCATTTTGACGCTGCGGTTCTGGCGCGCTTGA
- the folE2 gene encoding GTP cyclohydrolase FolE2 yields MNIPTRDLSEAPDRQAAEAALALLRQWAESANPTEVAQLDPAVARLLPGREVGNYPELSRNYPADFVSDEAYRATLPDLQNGPASLIRGAKEQIQHVGISNFRLPIRFHSRDGGDQTLETSITGSVSLEADKKGINMSRIMRSFYKHAEKTFSFEVMEAALSDYLRDLESMDARLQMRFSFPVRIESLRSGLSGYQYYDIALELVQSEGLRHKVMHLDYVYSSTCPCSLELSEHARQSRGQLATPHSQRSVARISVATDPEGECLWFEDLIEHCRRAVPTETQVMVKREDEQAFAELNASNPIFVEDAARLFCEALQEDARIKDFRIVASHQESLHSHDAISILTQGPLFANKSLDPQLFSTLIHQG; encoded by the coding sequence ATGAATATTCCCACGCGTGATCTGTCCGAGGCCCCCGATCGTCAAGCTGCCGAAGCGGCTCTGGCCCTGCTGCGGCAGTGGGCCGAATCTGCAAACCCCACCGAGGTGGCGCAGCTGGATCCGGCTGTTGCACGCCTGTTGCCGGGACGTGAAGTGGGCAACTACCCTGAGCTGTCGCGCAACTACCCGGCAGATTTTGTGTCCGACGAAGCCTACCGCGCCACCCTGCCGGATCTGCAAAACGGGCCTGCCAGCCTCATTCGCGGCGCCAAGGAACAGATACAGCACGTCGGTATATCGAATTTCCGTCTGCCGATCCGGTTCCATAGCCGCGATGGCGGCGATCAAACATTGGAGACCAGCATCACCGGGTCCGTCAGCCTGGAGGCCGACAAAAAGGGCATCAACATGTCCCGGATCATGCGGTCCTTTTACAAGCACGCGGAAAAAACCTTTAGTTTTGAGGTGATGGAGGCAGCGCTGAGCGATTACCTTAGGGATCTGGAAAGCATGGATGCGCGGCTACAGATGCGGTTTTCCTTCCCGGTGCGGATTGAAAGTCTGCGCTCTGGCCTGTCTGGCTATCAGTATTACGACATCGCGCTGGAGCTGGTGCAGTCTGAGGGGCTGCGCCACAAGGTGATGCATCTGGACTATGTCTATTCCTCGACCTGCCCTTGTTCGCTGGAGCTGAGTGAACATGCGCGCCAGTCGCGGGGGCAACTGGCCACGCCGCATTCGCAGCGCTCGGTGGCACGGATTTCGGTTGCAACGGACCCCGAGGGCGAATGTCTCTGGTTTGAGGATCTGATTGAACATTGCCGCAGGGCGGTGCCAACCGAGACGCAGGTGATGGTCAAGCGCGAGGATGAACAGGCCTTTGCCGAGCTGAACGCCTCTAATCCGATCTTTGTCGAGGATGCGGCGCGGCTGTTCTGCGAGGCCTTGCAAGAGGATGCCCGAATCAAGGATTTCCGCATCGTTGCCAGCCATCAGGAAAGCCTGCACAGCCATGATGCCATCAGCATCCTGACCCAAGGCCCGCTTTTTGCCAACAAAAGCCTGGATCCGCAGCTGTTTTCCACCTTGATTCACCAAGGCTGA
- the metZ gene encoding O-succinylhomoserine sulfhydrylase produces MSETWNNRTKLVHGGTRRSQYNEVSEAIFLTQGFVYDSAEQAEARFLETGPDEFIYARYGNPTVAMFEERIALLEGAEDAFATASGMAAVSGALTSLLKAGDHVVSAKALFGSCLYILENVLARFGVEVTFVDGTDLDQWRAALRPDTKAVFFESMSNPTLEVIDITAVAALAHEVGATVVVDNVFSTPVFSKAIAQGADVVVYSATKHIDGQGRVLGGVVLGTKDYIRGTLEPYMKHTGGSLSPFNAWTLLKGLETIDLRVRAQAESALLIAQAFAGHAALERTIYPGLATHAQHALVQSQLGGKGGTVLSLDLKGGKAAAFRFLNALTIPVISNNLGDAKSIATHPATTTHQRLPDDQKTALGITPGLVRFSVGLEDSADLIADLKQALAAAQG; encoded by the coding sequence ATGAGCGAGACTTGGAACAACCGCACCAAACTGGTGCATGGCGGCACCCGCCGCAGCCAATACAACGAAGTGAGCGAAGCGATCTTCCTGACCCAGGGCTTTGTCTATGACAGCGCCGAGCAGGCAGAGGCGCGGTTCCTGGAAACCGGCCCGGATGAGTTCATCTATGCGCGCTATGGCAACCCAACCGTGGCAATGTTCGAAGAGCGTATCGCGCTGTTGGAAGGCGCGGAGGATGCCTTTGCAACCGCTTCCGGTATGGCGGCTGTCAGCGGCGCGCTGACCTCACTGCTCAAGGCGGGCGATCACGTTGTTTCTGCCAAGGCGCTGTTTGGGTCCTGTCTGTACATTCTGGAAAATGTCCTGGCCCGCTTTGGGGTTGAGGTGACGTTTGTGGATGGCACCGATCTGGACCAGTGGCGCGCGGCCCTGCGCCCTGACACCAAGGCAGTGTTTTTTGAAAGCATGTCGAACCCCACATTGGAGGTCATCGACATCACGGCGGTTGCCGCGCTGGCACATGAGGTCGGCGCCACGGTGGTGGTGGACAATGTGTTCTCGACCCCGGTGTTTTCCAAGGCCATCGCGCAGGGCGCCGATGTGGTTGTTTACTCCGCTACCAAGCATATCGACGGCCAGGGCCGGGTGCTGGGCGGTGTGGTTCTGGGCACCAAGGACTATATTCGCGGCACCTTGGAACCCTACATGAAACACACTGGCGGCTCTCTCAGCCCCTTTAATGCCTGGACCCTGCTCAAAGGCCTGGAAACCATTGATCTGCGGGTCAGGGCGCAGGCTGAAAGCGCGCTGTTGATTGCGCAGGCTTTTGCCGGTCACGCGGCGCTGGAGCGCACCATCTACCCCGGGCTTGCGACCCATGCGCAGCATGCGCTGGTGCAAAGCCAACTTGGTGGCAAGGGCGGAACGGTGCTGTCGCTGGATCTCAAAGGTGGCAAGGCGGCGGCGTTCCGTTTCCTCAATGCACTGACGATTCCGGTGATCTCCAACAACCTTGGGGATGCCAAATCCATTGCCACCCACCCGGCAACCACCACTCACCAGCGCCTGCCGGATGACCAAAAGACTGCCTTGGGAATCACCCCCGGTCTGGTACGCTTTTCAGTGGGGCTGGAAGACAGTGCTGACCTGATCGCGGACCTGAAACAGGCGCTTGCGGCGGCACAGGGCTAA